The stretch of DNA gccagatcgactcggctactgatcctgatcaagaatatatatactttatatggtcggaaacgcttccttctgcctgctacatacttttcaacgaatctagtatacccttttactctacgagtaacgggtataaaaaaagaagagggaaCGCTGCATCTACTCCCCTCCATAACTATCCCAAACTTTAACCGCGCCGATATAAATAGATAcataaaggcaaaaaaccaattatattAGAAATTCTTCTCACTGGTACTGCATAATGCACAATGGTAAATCATGcaaccatttaaaaagaattactAGACATAGTATGCACAACTTTATATTTCCGGTCTTATCTCTTTTGCAGAAGTTTACAAGTATGCTCTGACTATACACCGCTTTCTGGTTACATAACATAAATGAACCTATGTAAAATTAGAACGTtcgcaaacaaaactttaagaaAGGTTTTAAACAGGTGAAttacttcaaataaaattacagcaaattaaaattaagtataacGATAATTCAGGTCCGCTAAGACAGAGAAAACACCATTATGGACGTTATTTAATTGTGGACgagaaacattttgtttcttttaggCGATTTCCTGGGTTTTCAGTTATTTAGAATGAcctctttaataaaacaagagagaacgctatagtcgagttccccgactatctgatacccgttactcagctagtggaagtgcgaaggcgagtcttcaacactgacagtttttttcggtttgagggcgttagagtgggcgtggcaacatgaatcaacaaacttgcgctgcgtctatgtctctggagtccgtatgtttaatctcaactttctagcttttgtagttcctgagatctcgacgttcatacggacagacggacatggccagatcgactcggctactgatcctgatcaagaatatatatactttatatggtcggaaacgcttccttgtgcctgttacatacttttcaacgaatctagtatacccttttactctacgagtaacgggtataataaaagtgCGAACAGAAAGACAAAAAGTCAAACGCTTTTTGCGCAATTCTTAAACGGAGATTCAAGTACGAATACAATAGCATTATGTTCATAGATGggaacattttattaattcttaaaataaatggcacattggcacacattttttcatttttgtattagtcttgtaaatttctatcgatttgccgaaatactttttgccacgcccacaaaccgccaaaaactgtcagtgttgaagactctccttcgcacttcgactagctgagtaacgggtatcagatagtcggggaactcgactatagcgttctctcttgtttgatttcaaatcgaagtcgtaaaatttttatttgaatttgattaccggagcatgcctgaatACGTAGAAGCAAACATTGAAACGATAGAAACCAGAACAAAAGTATCtaaaatatcttaaatctgagatctcgacgttcatacggacagacggacatggccagatcgactcggctactgatcctgatcaagaatatatatactttatatggtcggaaacgcttccttctgcctgctacatacttttcaacgaatctagtatacccttttattctacgagtaacgggtataaaaaaagaagagggaaCGCTGCATCTACTCCCCTCCATAACTATCCCAAACTTTAACCGCGCCGATATAAATAGATAcataaaggcaaaaaaccaattatattAGAAATTCTTCTCACTGGTACTGCATAATGCACAATGGTAAATCATGcaaccatttaaaaagaattactAGACATAGTATGCACAACTTTATATTTCCGGTCTTATCTCTTTTGCAGAAGTTTACAAGTATGCTCTGACCATACACCGCTTGCTGGTTACATAACATAAATGAACCTATGTAAAATTAGAACGTtcgcaaacaaaactttaagaaAGGTTTTAAACAGGTGAAttacttcaaataaaattacagcaaattaaaattaagtataacGATAATTCAGGTCCGCTAAGACAGAGAAAACACCATTATGGACGTTATTTAATTGTGGACgagaaacattttgtttcttttaggCGATTTCCTGGGTTTTCAGTTATTTAGAATGAcctctttaataaaacaagagagaacgctatagtcgagttccccgactatctgatacccgttactcagctagtggaagtgcgaaggcgagtcttcaacactgacagttttttttcggtttgagggcgttagagtgggcgtggcaacatgaatcaacaaacttgcgctgcgtctatgtctctggagtccgtatgtttaatctcaactttctagcttttgtagttcctgagatctcgacgttcatacggacagacggacatggccagatcgactcggctactgatcctgatcaagaatatatatactttatatggtcggaaacgcttccttctgcctgttacatacttttcaacgaatctagtatacccttttactctacgagtaacgggtataataaaagtgCGAACAGAAAGACAAAAAGTCAAACGCTTTTTGCGCAATTCTTAAACGGAGATTCAAGTACGAATACAATAGCATTATGTTCATAGATGggaacattttattaattcttaaaataaatggcacATTGACCACATTAAACCCAAAATAGATATCAAATGAATAGATTTGTTCGATCTATAACATAAAACCACACATCTTAACCCTTAATACATCAAACATGCTACAGTATATAAATTGaactttaactttattaaaacaaaaaacacttCTAACAAATATATCGAAGTGAAAATTTCAATACTAGTTTTAATAGTTGGGAAACTACATTTCAAATTATTAGTTAGCAGTTACTCTGCTATTCATGTAGAATTGCTGAGCCGATAGCAACAAGGTCAAAACATAGATACATGCTGCAATCCAGCAATTATAGGCATTCtgaaaaaaacataatataccttaaattagtaaaaaaaaaaaaaaccataccAAGTATGTAAATAAAGGCGTACTTGGTTGTATGCTCTATTTGCAGCTGCATAAAAATCTTCCAATGAGTGGTATTCCTCTTCTAGCGGTAAGTCTTCAATAAGGGCTACACTATTTATGTAGAAGAATAGACCCATTAGAacctttaatataaatatgtatatggttaATTTTTCAATACTGACAAAATTGGAATCTTAATACTCACCAATTGTACAATACCCCAAACCGAGATAATAAGACCACAAAGGGATAGTTTAGGTCCacagattttcattttttgtgtttttggttaAACCGCTTCTAAGAAAGAGAAAAGTTTCAAAACACACAGAATTTTCCTCGATGAATACTCTGAATTCGTCAGGTGAACATATCATGTGACCAAACACGCAGTGTGGCTGTGCACGTAGAAATTTTATATACTGATGCAAATGGAATATAAACGATTAAAGAAAATGCTCGTCAAGCTAACGACGGTGATCTAGCCATGATTGAGGCACGATggaaaaattaagaaaaaatagaaGAGCTATAGAATGgaccgttttttttttaaattatttgttctttatttggaaatgaattcaaataattaacaatgcaaaattttaaaatagatcTAACTAGCTTATAGGGGTCATAAAGGGATAGATCctgaaaaattaatcaaaacgTATCCAGAATTTTCCAGAAAATACCGTAACAGTGAGACGAACTTTAAAAGATTAAAAGCATGACACTGACTTCGGAACTAGTACCTCACGGAAATCCATGTCATAACAGCTGCATTAACAATAACATTTCTACACTATCTTGATATATAATACTTCGACCCAATTTGCTCGGTGAATATATTaaacttttcgattttaatcACGTTATATATTAAAAGTTACCTCTATTTAAACAAAGTTTCTTTCATCTATTTCTTAGAAACGATCCAGTTAAAGGCTTATATTAAACCCTTTGAATCGACAAGATACGGATACCATCTTTCCTTTGCGCATCCCGTTTTGTtcgaaaaaaatacatttaaaatttttttctgcCAATTTTTTTAGTTGACATATCTGTGTGAACTGAATGATATATGGTAATCTTTATTAGCCTCGCTTTTATATCATTATGTCTATGTGGGGAACCAAATGACTTTGAATGATTTACTTcaaaaaacgaaatttaaCAACTGAAAAATGACTTTGTTATTTTCATCAATAACAAACCCATCACATTGACCCAAAATAGGGCAATATTGTTCTTTTTTACCGAAAATAACACCTAACATTTCCGGATGATGACATATGTTTGCTTTTAGTAATATTCAGAGCAATAGAAGAAaatcaacatttatttttaccttgGGTAGCGATTGTACGCAAAGAATCTCCTTGCCTTTTCAAATCTATGCTGATTCAAATCTAAGCCAGAATATCTGTTACCTGTTAAGTGGGATATGCAatagatatataaattaatgtgTTCCTCCGTCGGGATGTGTCCTGTGGTCTCCAGACGTGGTTATTATTCCTTCCTGTGGTATTCGGTACGATGCTGCCACAAGGGATTTATAGCTTCCTATGATGTTTAGGTTGGAGGGCGTGACTTTGCCCTCTTCGTTGATCGCTGGCTTTCTGGCTCAGCGAAAATGttcaaataagaaaataatagttttacGGCTGTGTGCCGGAGTAGCTGCTCTTTATTAAAGCTCTGGCTtaaactgaataaaaaaaatataaaaaatatggaTCTACTCTAGCTCCAATGCATCACGCCATAAACCCATGGTCGGCAAGCCGACTCAGCATTTATGCAACATAGCTCGGTACCACGGATAAGGGGTGTCCGATTGCCATTGCTGACCGTCCGTACCGCGGAGCGCTGAACTGAGTTGGGGCGCATCAGTATTGTTTATATGAAGTAACTTAGTATTAGTGTATTGTTGACATGAATAATATAGCTGTGCTCTTagttgttaacttatatattatttttaaaaggagATAGAAGAATGGTGTTTACATTCCAAAACCATTCCTCTAAATTTACCGCATACATTTGGATTTACGTCATTTCAGCGAAATTTCGTCATATAAAAATCGTAGAACATAATTTCATACtcaaatatattcaaatcattaaattcttttaataCATCCTTAATAATAGCAGCCTTAATAATGTGCACATGACTCTCTCTTAAacagcggcgctctcgctgccTAAGTTAAGTACATAAGAAGAAAGCACCGTCTCTGCCGACGGCTTCTCTGCCGGCGCAGACGGATTGCTTTTGGCTAGCTTGGACTCTGAAAGACCAAGTAAAAAGCAGTCTTAACAGGAGTCTCAATCTGGACATCCAACTGAATCTctctttcaataaaagttatattaatacaacattaaatatgcattactattattacatggcgaccgtgacatgGTCACTTAAGCctgtaaaacaacaaaaaaaaaaaagttaaaatgcgaaaaaagtgACCATcgacaaaaataaacactttaTTGTGACATTAAATGCTATCAAAGTGTAAAAACacggcaaatattttgaaagttagtgtttgaaaataaaaatacaaacacaaacctGTGCGATGACCGGACCAGAAGAAATACAATACCATAATTGATCAAACCCGgacgacaacagcagcagcaaactggAGGACTCTGCTCCTTTCGAGCAAAGGGATGCACCTACTCTAAAAGAGGCACTAGAGGTGTATCCAAACGAtagaccacgcccactcacaatagctgagtacAGGGCAAGAAGGCAGCCACAACCGaagataaagaaaaaaagaagcggcAAAAGGATCAAGCTGCTCCAACAAAGGAGGTTAATAAAGGACTTTATAAAGACGGCAACTACAGaggaagaaaaaaccaaccaaaccCAAAATCTGGAAGCAATTGAAGCCAAATTGTGCAGTGGTGTGCAATAACGCAGTTGAGGCTGTATTTAATACCAATACCCCAATCTGccttaatattaaaaacaagaaagaacgctatagtcgagttccccgactatctgatacccattactcagctagtggaagtgcaaaggagagtcaacactaacagtttttggcggtttgtgggcgttaaagtgggcgtggcaaaaagtttttttggtttttatagtttctgagatctcgacgttcatacggacggacagacggacatggccagatcgactcggctattgatcctgatcaagaatatatatactttatatggtcggaaacgcttccttctgcccgttacatacttttcaacgaatctagtatacccttttactctacgagtaacgggtataataaaaacctCAAGCCGATGCGTGAAAAcgctgcttgaaaaatactaGTCTTTGTTAGGCTTTTACTAAAAACATGTGTATGGTATTGAATTATATAGAGCAAACCATTGTAAACCATACACATGCCCTCTAACAAACATTTTCTTGTACAGACATACGTGTaggaaaaaataatagcaattTTTATAGCAGTTCAGATAATcgtttaattaacaaatatggGTTGGTTCGGATCTGACGATAGTCAGACCAAAGACAACACGGCTAATGTCGTGAATAACGTAAAAATTGTAGATAACACAGAAGATATTCAAGCACTGTGGGTTTTACTGTTAATTTTGACAATTACCAGTGGGGCCCAGTTTCTTCTGACGTTATACATAGGGCAAACAATCTAGACAGGgtttaaacaacaaaaaaatcataagctgtacataaaaaaaatatatatatatatatattatcgtAAAAAATCTGATTGACAGATAAGGAACAGAAATTTTAATGTAAGGAATgtgtatattaatatatactaacggattataaatatttaaaatagtatGGAATGGAACGAGTTATGTAAAAACATAACGAAAATAagaattgaatttgaaaaatcGCATAAGTGACCTATTCAGGGAGTGACAATAAATTCTTTCAATGAAGCACGAGTATGGTAACAAGGAAAGATTAAATCCAGATTATTGGTCTCATGTATCGAAAGTTCTTATAAAACTTAGATCGAACTTGTTATCtataaaattgaaacttgGTTTGGATATATCAATACCAACCATCTTAAATTCACCAATAAGAATAGAATCAGACGAACAACCTGAAACAGAAGGAACAGATTTAAGAAAAGACTCTTACAAGtcagaaacagaaataaaagaagaagATTTGAACAATTTAACAATTCCAGCTAAATTATCGCTAGCCGAATTGACGGATCAAGAATTGGCTGAGTCAGGTATAGACGACATAGAAACAAAATCTGTTATCATGGTGGACGAAGCAACTGCCCAGAGGGCATACATAAAAGACATTTCAACGGCGATTCCGGAATTTGGCGGTAAAAAGATCCATTTGCGTAGATTTGTCACGGCAATCAAGTTGGTTAACCTGACTAAGGGACCACATGAAGCTATTGCCATTGAAGtgataaaatcaaaaattatcggAACGACACAGGCTCCAAAATGAAGTTACAGTTGATGCAATTATCAGAAAACTAGAAGAAATGGTCGTAGGAGAAACAACTGACGTAGTAAgagcaaaaatggcaaatgtttacCGAAAAGGTAAAACAGccacacaatttacaaataaaattgaaaatttgcaCAAGTCTCTTGAATCTTCATATATAGATGAAGGATTGAAACCAGAACATGTTATCAAATTTAGAAGAAAGGAAGCAATCaatacaatgacaaagaaTTGCGATCacggaaaactaaaaacaatacTTGAGGCAGGAACATTTAAGACAATGGATGAAgcaataagtaaatacatcCAATGCAGAACTGAGATGACAGGAAGTGCAAgttccgttttgttttccaaGAGAGGACAAGGAAGTTACAACAGAGGTAACtaccgaggaggaggaaatgGTCGAGGTGGtaattatagaaataattataaccaCAATAATGGCCAATACaacaactataataataataacaatggcaatggcagagGACGTGGAGGATATAGAGGAAATTACCGCCAGAACAGAGGTGGTGATAACTATAACAACCAAAACCGCAATTCCTCAAATTATAGCCAAAATGGTAATGTCAAGGCACGTCGGTAAACCAGCAGGCTTCCTTGGGAAATCAACAACAGTGAATCAAAAGGTTCATACCATCAATCTCAAtctaaatatttgcattaaagtacaaaacaagagagaacgctatagtcgagttccccgactatctgatacccgttactcagctagtggaagtgcgaaggcgagtcttcaacactgacagtttttttggtttgagggcgttagagtgggcgtggcaaaaagttttttggcaaatcgatagaaatttacaagtctaatacaaaaatgaaaaaatatcaaaacatttttcaaaagtgtgggcgtggcagttttgggcggtttgtgggcgttagagtgggcgtggcaaaaagttgtttggcaaatcgatagaaatttacaagactaatacaaaaatgaaaaaatatcaaaacctttttcaaaagtgtgggcgtagcagttttatgcggtttgtgggcgttagagtgggcgtggcaacatgaatcgacaaacttgcgctgcttctatgtctctgaagtctgcatgctgaatctcaactttgtagcttttgtagttcctgagatctcgacgttcatacggacggacagacggacagacggacggacagacggacggacggacagacggacggacagacggacatggccagatcgactcggctattgatcctgatcaagaatatatatactttatatcgtcggaaacgcttccttctgcctgttacatacttttcaacgaatctagtatacccttttactctacgagtaacgggtataatgagcACACTTACATTTCTAGTCGACACAGGCTCCGATATATCGgtcattaaagaaaatatagatCCATTTTTGAATGTTgatcataataatataacacAAATTACAGGAATTGGAAAGGGTTCGATAAATTCAATAGGTTTAACATTTCTCAAGATGAGAACCGGTAACTATATAGTACCGCACCATTTTCATGTTGTGGACGACCATTTTCCGATCCCTTGTGAGGGAATAGTTGGAATCGACTTcataaaaacattcaattgccaattagattttactacaaaaagtgattttttcattctaagaccaaataatattaaaaaatcaatacaaataccaatttttcataatattgATAACACTAAGATATCCATACCATCTCGTTGTGAGGTTATCAAGCAAATTAACGTAAGTTCGGTGGATAACCAAATTCTAGTACCTAATCAGGAAATAGAAGATGGTGTATTTGTGGGAAATTCGATATCAGATTCAAAAAACACGTACATCCGAATACTAAACACAACTAacagcaataaaattttaaacgttagcaaaatcaatttcgaACTATTGACTAACTACAAAATAGCAGACCTAAACGACGCCGAATCAATTTTAAGCAGATTTAAGAAAAACTTTCCATCTGCACATAAGAAAATGTTGACTGAACTGTGTTCACAATATACTGATATTTTTGGATTGGAAACAGATCCAATcactacaaataatttttaccaATTTATATTAAGAACTATAGAACACCTCATTCACAACAAGCCGAAATATCGAAACAGGTAACTAAATGAATAGAAGATAAGATAGTAGAACCAGCTGTATCTGAATATAATAGCCCATTTTTACTAGTTTCAAAGAAATCCTTACCggattcaaaagaaaaaaaatggcgtTTATGATAGACTatcgtcaaataaataaaaagttgttgGCTGACAAGTTCCCCTTGCCAAGAATAGATTACATACTTGATCAATTAGGCCGAGCAAAATACTTTTCGTGCCTGGATCTTATGTCGGGATTCCATCAAATAGAGCTTGAAGACGATTCTCGAAATATAACATCCTTTTCTACGAACAATGGCTCTTATCGCTTCACGCCACTACCATACGGATTAAAAATAGCTCCAAATTCCTTTCAACGAATGATGACAATGACATTTACTGACTTAAGATTATGTAAGAAAGATGTAAAGTTCGAATGGACAGCTGATTGCCAGCATGCCTTCGAACACCTTAAAAAAGAACTAATGAATCCAGCTTTGCTGAAATACCCTGACCTTAGCAAAGAGTTCTGTATCATAACTGATGCTAGCAAAGAAGCATGTGGAGCGGTATTGACCCAGAACTATAATGGTCTCCACTTGCCAGTAACTTATGCATCCCGCAGCTTCACTAAGGGTGAGAGCAACAAGTCAACAACAGAGCAAGAGTTGTTAGCAATACATTAGGcgataaatcattttaagccttatacatatatatagtagaCACTTCACCGTCAAAACAGATCACAGAATGAGGCTTTATTTAGAGGAATATGAATTTACTGTGAAATA from Drosophila teissieri strain GT53w unplaced genomic scaffold, Prin_Dtei_1.1 Segkk5_quiver_pilon_scaf, whole genome shotgun sequence encodes:
- the LOC122625730 gene encoding ribonuclease kappa, with the translated sequence MKICGPKLSLCGLIISVWGIVQLVLMGLFFYINSVALIEDLPLEEEYHSLEDFYAAANRAYNQNAYNCWIAACIYVLTLLLSAQQFYMNSRVTAN